Proteins encoded within one genomic window of Haloferax volcanii DS2:
- a CDS encoding type IV pilin, whose translation MQIKTMFTESRAVSPVIGVILMVAITVILAAVIGTFVLGLGDQVGDTAPQASFTFDYDGTELTITHESGAQIDGDLVTIAGDVNVTDSSDANKWSTLGSDTISAGESVVVQDTDEDGFANGDTVRVVWTSESGSNSATLQRWTYNA comes from the coding sequence ATGCAAATCAAGACAATGTTCACGGAGTCCCGCGCAGTCTCGCCGGTCATCGGCGTCATCCTCATGGTCGCGATTACCGTCATCCTCGCGGCCGTCATCGGCACCTTCGTTCTCGGTCTCGGCGACCAGGTCGGTGACACCGCTCCCCAAGCGAGTTTCACGTTCGACTACGACGGAACGGAACTGACCATCACGCACGAAAGCGGCGCGCAGATTGACGGCGATTTAGTCACTATCGCTGGCGATGTCAACGTCACCGATTCGAGTGACGCAAACAAGTGGTCGACCCTCGGCTCAGACACCATCAGCGCGGGTGAGTCCGTCGTCGTCCAAGACACTGACGAGGACGGCTTTGCCAACGGCGACACAGTCCGCGTCGTCTGGACCTCCGAATCCGGCTCCAACTCCGCGACGCTCCAGCGGTGGACCTACAACGCCTGA
- a CDS encoding M20 family metallopeptidase: MSSDPPAVVASLREHREDVVDLAATLVGHDTQNPPGDTRDLASWVESFFSGLGIDAELVASDPEKPNLVATLPGATDRTLVLLGHLDTVPFDAGEWTRDPLGERAGNRLYGRGATDMKGAVAAMLAVANAYVETDTTPATTLVFAFVSDEEVAGSAGLPTLLDRRGLAADACVIGETTCESDRHSVTVADRGSIWLELEATGTAAHGSRPMLGENAIHRLYRAVSDIESTLDDYRFEFDPAVRALVDESVEYYAPRFGADAARELFERPSVNLGVLSGGDRVNVVPDAARAKLDIRVTAGVETAAVLDRVRKVVAGHDGVETSDADWSVGTFEDPDSALADAVVSVAEGVTGGRVYRRSATGGGDAKRMRNAGVPTVEFGLGTETAHAVDEFTTVEALVGNAEVYARLPDELLRQFDSGTRTFDSTGVSPADTTSSRRDRRENTSDDTR; this comes from the coding sequence ATGTCCAGCGACCCACCCGCCGTCGTCGCCTCCCTCCGCGAGCACCGCGAGGACGTCGTCGACCTCGCGGCGACGCTCGTCGGCCACGACACGCAGAACCCGCCGGGAGACACGCGGGACCTCGCGTCGTGGGTCGAATCGTTCTTTTCCGGCCTCGGTATCGACGCCGAGCTCGTCGCCTCGGACCCCGAGAAACCGAATCTCGTGGCGACGCTCCCGGGCGCGACAGACCGGACGCTCGTCCTGCTGGGGCACCTCGATACGGTCCCGTTCGATGCTGGCGAGTGGACGCGCGACCCGCTCGGCGAGCGGGCGGGAAACCGGCTCTACGGGCGCGGCGCGACCGACATGAAGGGAGCGGTCGCCGCGATGCTCGCGGTGGCGAACGCGTACGTCGAAACCGACACGACGCCGGCGACGACCCTCGTGTTCGCGTTCGTCAGCGACGAGGAAGTCGCCGGGAGCGCGGGGCTGCCGACGCTGCTCGACCGGCGCGGGCTCGCCGCGGACGCCTGCGTCATCGGCGAGACGACCTGCGAGAGCGACCGCCACTCGGTGACCGTCGCGGACCGGGGAAGCATCTGGTTGGAACTCGAAGCGACGGGGACCGCCGCCCACGGCTCCCGACCGATGCTCGGTGAGAACGCGATTCACCGGCTCTACCGCGCGGTGAGCGACATCGAATCGACGCTCGATGACTACCGATTCGAGTTCGACCCCGCGGTGCGGGCGCTCGTCGACGAGTCCGTCGAGTACTACGCGCCGCGATTCGGCGCGGACGCGGCGCGAGAGCTGTTCGAGCGGCCGTCGGTCAATCTGGGCGTCCTCTCGGGCGGCGACCGGGTGAACGTCGTCCCCGACGCGGCGCGGGCGAAGCTCGATATTCGCGTGACGGCGGGCGTCGAGACGGCGGCGGTGCTCGACCGCGTTCGGAAGGTCGTCGCCGGTCACGACGGCGTCGAGACTTCGGACGCGGACTGGTCGGTCGGGACGTTCGAAGACCCCGACAGCGCGCTGGCGGACGCCGTGGTCTCGGTCGCTGAAGGCGTCACCGGCGGGCGTGTGTACCGCCGGAGCGCGACCGGCGGCGGCGACGCGAAGCGAATGCGAAACGCCGGCGTCCCGACCGTCGAGTTCGGGCTGGGGACCGAGACGGCGCACGCGGTCGACGAGTTCACCACCGTCGAGGCGCTCGTCGGCAACGCCGAGGTGTACGCCCGCCTCCCCGACGAGTTGTTGCGGCAATTCGATAGTGGTACCAGAACGTTTGATTCGACGGGCGTATCACCAGCAGACACGACTTCTTCGCGGCGCGACCGACGAGAGAACACCTCCGATGACACCCGATAA
- a CDS encoding aminotransferase class V-fold PLP-dependent enzyme — MTPDELRTTIPALDDVTYLNTGAHGPSPRPIVERATEFLEYHEYESPGDDGPYPTAFDAYEAVREDVAAFIGAETEEVALTQSTTDGINRIATALDWEPGDVVVRTDLEHPAGILPWRRLEREGVEVRVVESEAGRLDMDQYAEAVSDADLVCFSSLTWNYGTRLPVRELTDIARDAGALSVVDAVQSFGQYPVAVDDWGADIVAGAGHKWLLGPWGAGFLYVRREVAEGIEPHAVGYRGVTEPNADGLDFAPGAKRFEVGTTNPAPHVALREAIDIAERVGLDRTEEHVRDLAGRFIETVPEGRLLSPHDPESGLVSFEVPDPEGTVERLKSAGVVVRTLPEPTAVRASFHNFNDESDVAALRDGLDGEW, encoded by the coding sequence ATGACACCCGACGAACTCCGAACGACGATTCCGGCCCTCGACGACGTCACGTATCTCAACACCGGCGCGCACGGCCCGAGTCCGCGCCCCATCGTGGAGCGTGCGACCGAGTTCCTCGAATACCACGAGTACGAGTCGCCGGGCGACGACGGACCGTATCCGACCGCGTTCGACGCCTACGAGGCCGTCCGCGAGGACGTGGCCGCGTTCATCGGTGCCGAAACGGAGGAGGTGGCACTAACCCAGAGCACCACCGACGGCATCAACCGCATCGCCACCGCGCTCGACTGGGAGCCGGGCGACGTGGTCGTCCGAACCGACCTCGAACACCCGGCCGGCATCCTCCCGTGGCGGCGACTCGAACGCGAGGGGGTCGAAGTCCGCGTCGTCGAGAGCGAGGCAGGGCGGCTCGATATGGACCAGTACGCCGAGGCCGTCAGCGACGCCGACCTCGTCTGTTTCAGCTCCCTAACGTGGAACTACGGGACGCGGCTCCCCGTGCGCGAACTCACCGATATCGCCCGCGACGCCGGCGCGCTGTCGGTGGTCGACGCGGTCCAGTCGTTCGGCCAGTACCCCGTCGCCGTGGACGACTGGGGGGCAGACATCGTCGCCGGCGCGGGCCACAAGTGGCTGCTCGGGCCGTGGGGCGCGGGTTTCCTCTACGTCCGTCGCGAAGTCGCGGAGGGCATCGAACCCCACGCCGTCGGCTACCGCGGCGTCACGGAGCCGAACGCCGACGGGCTCGACTTCGCGCCCGGAGCGAAACGCTTCGAGGTCGGAACCACCAACCCCGCACCGCACGTCGCGCTCCGAGAGGCTATCGACATCGCCGAGCGCGTCGGCCTCGACCGAACCGAGGAACACGTGCGCGACCTCGCAGGCCGGTTCATCGAAACCGTCCCGGAGGGACGGCTGTTGAGTCCGCACGACCCGGAGTCGGGGCTCGTCTCCTTCGAGGTCCCTGACCCGGAGGGGACGGTCGAACGGCTCAAATCGGCGGGGGTTGTCGTCCGGACGCTTCCCGAACCGACGGCGGTCCGCGCGTCGTTCCACAACTTCAACGACGAGTCGGACGTGGCGGCGCTTCGCGACGGACTCGACGGGGAGTGGTGA
- a CDS encoding YbaK/EbsC family protein, translated as MHPTARKFADQVRDSHGFEATIEEFPEGTKTADDAAAAVGCDVAQIVKSIVMRVGDETVVVLTSGANRVDEASLGSEFDAEQGSVRSANPSEVKAATGWSIGGVPPTCHATDCPVLADPTFESFDRIWAAAGTPEAVFQLTPDDLRALSAPRFVDVFE; from the coding sequence ATGCATCCCACGGCACGCAAGTTTGCCGACCAAGTACGCGATTCTCACGGCTTCGAAGCGACCATCGAGGAGTTCCCCGAGGGAACCAAGACGGCCGACGACGCGGCTGCGGCCGTCGGCTGCGACGTCGCCCAAATCGTCAAGAGCATCGTGATGCGCGTGGGCGACGAGACGGTCGTCGTCCTCACGAGCGGTGCGAACCGCGTCGACGAAGCCTCGCTCGGCTCCGAGTTCGATGCCGAACAGGGCTCGGTTCGAAGCGCCAACCCCTCCGAAGTGAAAGCGGCGACCGGTTGGAGCATCGGCGGCGTACCGCCGACCTGCCACGCGACCGACTGTCCCGTCCTCGCGGACCCGACGTTCGAGTCGTTCGACCGGATTTGGGCCGCTGCGGGAACTCCCGAAGCCGTGTTCCAACTCACGCCGGACGACCTGCGGGCGCTTTCCGCGCCGCGGTTCGTCGACGTGTTCGAGTGA